From one Rosa rugosa chromosome 4, drRosRugo1.1, whole genome shotgun sequence genomic stretch:
- the LOC133745302 gene encoding uncharacterized protein LOC133745302 isoform X2, producing the protein MSWLPSAVALNCIDDFAMKQDHFSGVAAVEHIPLSHLADGRIDSASAVVLQSFAYLPRAAQRQLRPYQLILCLGSGDCATDSTFTADLGCQSPKHFDGRISGVYGYEDDAKCGMPTWICKGLTYFLICRPGLLLSLSFSSSPWMLRKGILAAGESVATWSSCCALSIYRAGIALDITGFVGQTSC; encoded by the exons ATGTCGTGGCTTCCCTCCGCCGTCGCTCTCAATTGCATCGACGACTTCGCCATGAAGCAAGACCACTTCTCCGGCGTCGCCGCCGTCGAGCACATCCCGCTCAGCCACTTGGCCGACGGCAGGATCGACTCTGCCTCGGCTGTGGTCCTCCAATCATTCGCGTACCTCCCACGTGCCGCCCAGCGTCAGCTACGTCCTTACCAGCTCATCCTCTGCCTCGGCTCCGGCGACTGCGCCACTGACTCCACTTTCACTGCCGACCTCGGTTGTCAATCTCCGAAGCATTTCGATGGCCGGATTTCTGGCGTTTACGGCTACGAAG ATGATGCAAAATGTGGTATGCCGACATGGATCTGCAAGGGGCTTACTTATTTTCTTATTTGCAGGCCTGGTTTACTTCTATCTCTAAG CTTTTCCAGCAGTCCATGGATGCTTAGAAAGGGGATTCTTGCAGCAGGAGAATCTGTTGCAACATGGTCTTCCTGTTGTGCTCTAAG TATCTATCGCGCAGGCATAGCTTTAGATATTACAGGTTTCGTTGGCCAAACCAGCTGCTAG
- the LOC133745865 gene encoding inactive protein RESTRICTED TEV MOVEMENT 2-like, with product MAMRQRVGATNTRPRQSIRPTYEDFQPQFELKEEPEAHIIYVQLPGFLKEQVRITFVHAPGVIRVHGQRPLGNNRWSRFNQTFPLPQNCHESKIHGKFNNGVLTITLPKEVPKVDPKEAAAAAKPIQETKPKAAAATEAKPQKVLEDDKVPSKEKDQIRAPPSQKPAATAARDEKQKEKISIPSKDPQVAAPPSQKPAVEPNLQKGQDAIHQTAIATAAKDPQVAAPEPKAQRDEKRVIALSSAASEPKPQKGRDEIPPKTMGDEKAKADYKKEVQDRYISEENEKPGEPKNAENVVDTPLSKMTGERSTEEAVIERFAPNTLDKIKKKSKRFGTGVGEEVCNSAKQGIKNLDKWVNNEEKQLLINVGAAVLVLVAFGAYTTYNLWCSGKPKN from the exons ATGGCTATGAGGCAACGCGTTGGTGCTACTAATACACGTCCAAGACAATCCATTCGTCCCACTTATGAGGATTTCCAGCCCCAGTTTGAATTGAAGGAAGAACCTGAAGCTCACATCATATATGTTCAACTTCCTG GTTTTTTGAAAGAGCAAGTAAGGATTACATTTGTGCACGCCCCTGGTGTGATCAGGGTCCATGGACAACGACCCCTTGGCAACAACAGATGGAGCCGTTTCAACCAAACCTTTCCTCTTCCACAAAATTGCCACGAAAGTAAAATTCATGGAAAGTTTAACAATGGCGTTCTTACCATTACATTGCCAAAGGAAGTCCCAAAAGTAGATCCTAAAGAAGCAGCGGCTGCAGCCAAGCCAATCCAAGAGACAAAGCCAAAAGCCGCTGCTGCTACTGAGGCAAAGCCACAGAAAGTCTTGGAGGACGACAAGGTTCCTTCGAAAGAGAAGGACCAGATACGTGCTCCTCCATCTCAAAAACCTGCTGCTACTGCTGCCCGAGacgaaaaacaaaaggaaaagataAGTATTCCATCTAAAGACCCCCAAGTAGCTGCTCCTCCATCTCAAAAACCTGCTGTCGAGCCCAATTTACAGAAGGGTCAGGATGCCATTCACCAAACAGCTATTGCTACTGCTGCTAAAGACCCCCAAGTAGCTGCTCCAGAGCCAAAGGCACAAAGGGATGAGAAGAGGGTGATCGCGTTGAGTAGTGCTGCAAGTGAGCCCAAACCTCAAAAGGGTAGGGATGAAATTCCACCAAAAACTATGGGAGATGAAAAGGCGAAGGCGGACTACAAAAAGGAGGTTCAGGATAGATACATAAGCGAGGAAAATGAGAAGCCGGGAGAACCAAAGAATGCTGAAAATGTTGTCGACACACCTCTGAGTAAGATGACTGGTGAGAGAAGCACAGAAGAAGCTGTAATCGAAAGGTTTGCCCCAAATACTTTAGATAAGATAAAGAAGAAGAGCAAACGTTTTGGCACTGGTGTTGGGGAAGAGGTTTGCAATTCTGCAAAGCAAGGGATAAAAAATCTAGACAAGTGGGTAAATAATGAAGAAAAGCAGCTGTTAATAAATGTGGGGGCAGCAGTTCTTGTTCTTGTGGCATTTGGGGCTTACACGACCTACAACTTATGGTGCTCCGGAAAACCCAAGAACTAA
- the LOC133745302 gene encoding uncharacterized protein LOC133745302 isoform X1 yields the protein MSWLPSAVALNCIDDFAMKQDHFSGVAAVEHIPLSHLADGRIDSASAVVLQSFAYLPRAAQRQLRPYQLILCLGSGDCATDSTFTADLGCQSPKHFDGRISGVYGYEDDAKCGMPTWICKGLTYFLICRPGLLLSLSFSSSPWMLRKGILAAGESVATWSSCCALRHSFRYYRFRWPNQLLGFLKLLEKLHRALEPDRIH from the exons ATGTCGTGGCTTCCCTCCGCCGTCGCTCTCAATTGCATCGACGACTTCGCCATGAAGCAAGACCACTTCTCCGGCGTCGCCGCCGTCGAGCACATCCCGCTCAGCCACTTGGCCGACGGCAGGATCGACTCTGCCTCGGCTGTGGTCCTCCAATCATTCGCGTACCTCCCACGTGCCGCCCAGCGTCAGCTACGTCCTTACCAGCTCATCCTCTGCCTCGGCTCCGGCGACTGCGCCACTGACTCCACTTTCACTGCCGACCTCGGTTGTCAATCTCCGAAGCATTTCGATGGCCGGATTTCTGGCGTTTACGGCTACGAAG ATGATGCAAAATGTGGTATGCCGACATGGATCTGCAAGGGGCTTACTTATTTTCTTATTTGCAGGCCTGGTTTACTTCTATCTCTAAG CTTTTCCAGCAGTCCATGGATGCTTAGAAAGGGGATTCTTGCAGCAGGAGAATCTGTTGCAACATGGTCTTCCTGTTGTGCTCTAAG GCATAGCTTTAGATATTACAGGTTTCGTTGGCCAAACCAGCTGCTAGGATTCTTGAAGTTACTGGAAAAACTGCACAGAGCATTAGAACCCGATAGGATCCATTGA